A stretch of Nonomuraea africana DNA encodes these proteins:
- a CDS encoding extracellular solute-binding protein, with product MNLSRRGLLRLGATATAGAALSPLLAACGGGAGSAPATKAQGLTVKLPAYVPLSGAAKPDLPGTAAGVPEGYFTYPKELFKSVAKPPMSGGTVTMASKTFLPPPPPREQNAAWQEIEKRLGGRAELMIVPEADWPTKFNTMVAGGNLPDVFPYVSTQGVNNLPAFVASQCADLTPFLSGDAVKEYPNLAAIPQVFWKQGIVAGKLYGIPIPRNLVGGMGFYRADLFAAAGVGDLTELSDLDRLFEALKAVTNPKEKRWGLVTATGAAYGLTIFGQLFGCPYEWRLDKATGKLTHQIETEEYRAAVEYTRKLREAGVIYPGSEGFDSLKRKNEFNAGRAAMTYDGMPAFLGPVGYLQTQKKIDPKADPRPMVPIGGKATAYLNNIVFATNFVKKADEAKVKEILRVVDFFAAPFGSEEYTLIQYGVADTDHTRDDKGNPVLTEQGAKDTTVPWKFLGAPTQPVFDSSSSEAVKLVHDALAKMIAVGVEDPTAGLFSPTSENRYESLFTMRTDRVTSIIAGRAPVSDLDRLVKDWKAQGGDKIRAEFESVIQKNGGVG from the coding sequence ATGAACCTGTCCAGGCGCGGACTCCTCCGCCTCGGCGCGACCGCCACGGCCGGCGCCGCCCTCTCCCCGCTGCTGGCCGCCTGCGGCGGGGGCGCCGGCAGCGCTCCCGCCACCAAGGCCCAGGGCCTGACCGTCAAGCTGCCCGCCTACGTGCCGCTGTCCGGCGCGGCCAAGCCCGACCTGCCCGGCACGGCGGCGGGGGTGCCCGAGGGGTACTTCACCTATCCGAAGGAGCTGTTCAAGTCGGTGGCCAAGCCGCCGATGTCGGGTGGCACGGTGACGATGGCGTCCAAGACCTTCCTGCCGCCGCCTCCGCCGCGCGAGCAGAACGCGGCGTGGCAGGAGATCGAGAAGCGACTCGGCGGCAGGGCCGAGCTGATGATCGTGCCCGAGGCCGACTGGCCGACCAAGTTCAACACCATGGTCGCCGGCGGCAACCTGCCCGACGTCTTCCCCTACGTGTCCACGCAGGGCGTCAACAACCTGCCCGCCTTCGTGGCCAGCCAGTGCGCCGACCTCACTCCGTTCCTCAGCGGCGACGCGGTCAAGGAGTACCCGAACCTGGCCGCCATCCCCCAGGTGTTCTGGAAGCAGGGCATCGTCGCTGGCAAGCTCTACGGCATCCCGATCCCGCGCAACCTGGTCGGCGGCATGGGCTTCTACCGCGCCGACCTGTTCGCGGCGGCCGGCGTCGGCGACCTGACCGAGCTCTCCGACCTTGACCGCCTCTTCGAGGCGCTCAAGGCGGTGACCAACCCCAAGGAGAAGCGCTGGGGCCTGGTCACCGCGACCGGCGCCGCGTACGGCCTGACGATCTTCGGCCAGCTCTTCGGCTGCCCCTACGAGTGGCGTCTCGACAAGGCGACGGGCAAGCTGACGCACCAGATCGAGACCGAGGAGTACAGGGCGGCGGTCGAGTACACCCGCAAGCTGCGCGAGGCCGGCGTCATCTACCCGGGCTCGGAGGGCTTCGACTCGCTCAAGCGCAAGAACGAGTTCAACGCGGGGCGCGCGGCGATGACCTACGACGGCATGCCCGCCTTCCTCGGGCCCGTCGGCTACCTGCAGACGCAGAAGAAGATCGACCCCAAGGCCGACCCGCGCCCGATGGTGCCCATCGGCGGGAAGGCGACCGCCTATCTCAACAACATCGTCTTCGCCACCAACTTCGTGAAGAAGGCCGACGAGGCCAAGGTCAAGGAGATCCTGCGGGTCGTCGACTTCTTCGCCGCGCCGTTCGGCAGCGAGGAGTACACCCTCATCCAGTACGGCGTCGCGGACACCGACCACACCCGCGACGACAAGGGCAACCCCGTCCTCACCGAGCAGGGCGCCAAGGACACCACCGTGCCGTGGAAGTTCCTCGGCGCCCCGACCCAGCCGGTCTTCGACTCCTCGTCGAGCGAGGCGGTGAAGCTGGTCCACGACGCCCTCGCCAAGATGATCGCCGTCGGCGTCGAGGACCCCACCGCCGGACTGTTCTCGCCCACCAGCGAGAACAGGTACGAGTCCCTCTTCACGATGCGCACCGACAGGGTCACCTCGATCATCGCGGGACGGGCCCCCGTGTCGGACCTCGACCGGCTCGTCAAGGACTGGAAGGCCCAGGGCGGCGACAAGATCCGCGCCGAGTTCGAGAGCGTCATCCAGAAGAACGGCGGCGTCGGCTGA